A genomic region of Salvelinus alpinus chromosome 12, SLU_Salpinus.1, whole genome shotgun sequence contains the following coding sequences:
- the LOC139536129 gene encoding cytokine-inducible SH2-containing protein-like, which translates to MISCVQRALLRGPPSDMIARMMSSIQQNYGERGDLCCQNPTAPLYDPTEDLCCITTTFQYLQNSGWYWGSISAREARDALLKVSVGTFLVRDSSHPLYMLTLSVKTACGPTNVRIEYSGGHFWLDSSSPGPPHLLSFPDVCSLVQHYVGSGQTQQGKRVESEGPPKPNAKPSPSQPSAKDNAVLLKLMRPLPQAFPSLQHLTRLTINCQIDCIDQLPLPRPLVRYLQDYPFQV; encoded by the exons ATGATTTCTTGTGTTCAAAG GGCTCTGTTGCGAGGGCCACCTTCGGATATGATTGCTAGGATGATGAGCAGCATACAGCAGAATTATGGTGAGAGAGGAGATTTGTGTTGTCAGAACCCAACTGCCCCTCTCTATGACCCTACAGAGGACCTCTGCTGCATCACCACCACCTTCCAGTACCTGCAGAACTCAG GTTGGTACTGGGGGTCCATTTCAGCCAGAGAGGCTCGAGACGCTCTCCTGAAGGTGTCAGTGGGAACCTTCCTGGTACGCGACAGCAGCCACCCTCTCTACATGCTGACTCTGTCAGTGAAGACGGCCTGTGGCCCCACCAACGTACGCATAGAGTACAGTGGGGGTCACTTCTGGCTGGATTCCAGCTCCCCAGGCCCCCCTCACTTGCTGTCCTTCCCTGACGTCTGCAGCCTGGTGCAACACTACGTTGGCTCAGGCCAGACACAACAGGGCAAGAGAGTGGAGTCAGAGGGCCCTCCAAAACCTAATGCCAAACCCAGCCCTTCCCAGCCCTCAGCGAAGGACAATGCAGTACTGCTCAAGCTGATGCGTCCCCTGCCACAggccttcccctctctccagcaCCTCACACGCCTCACCATCAACTGCCAAATCGACTGCATTGACCAGCTGCCCCTGCCACGCCCACTGGTGCGCTACCTGCAGGACTACCCTTTCCAGGTATGA
- the LOC139536138 gene encoding transforming protein RhoA-like, whose translation MAAIRKKLVIVGDGACGKTCLLIVFSKDQFPEVYVPTVFENYVADIEVDSKQVELALWDTAGQEDYDRLRPLSYPDTDVILMCFSIDSPDSLENIPEKWTPEVKHFCPNVPIILVGNKKDLRNDEHTRRELAKMKQEPVKPEEGRDMANRISAFGYMECSAKSKDGVREVFEMATRAALQARRGKQRHKCLLL comes from the exons ATGGCAGCCATCCGAAAGAAACTGGTCATAGTGGGAGACGGAGCGTGCGGGAAGACCTGTCTGCTCATCGTATTCAGTAAAGACCAGTTCCCCGAGGTCTACGTGCCCACTGTCTTCGAGAACTATGTCGCCGACATTGAGGTCGACAGCAAACAG GTTGAGTTGGCACTATGGGATACAGCAGGCCAGGAGGACTATGATAGGCTCCGTCCCCTCTCTTACCCAGATACTGATGTCATCCTCATGTGCTTCTCCATTGATAGCCCCGACAGTTTGG AAAACATCCCGGAGAAGTGGACTCCAGAAGTCAAACACTTCTGCCCTAACGTTCCCATTATCCTAGTGGGCAACAAAAAGGACCTGCGTAACGACGAGCACACCCGCAGAGAGCTAGCCAAGATGAAGCAG gAGCCTGTGAAGCCAGAGGAGGGGCGTGACATGGCGAACCGGATCAGTGCCTTCGGCTACATGGAGTGCTCCGCAAAGAGCAAGGATGGGGTGAGGGAAGTGTTTGAGATGGCCACGAGGGCGGCGCTACAGGCCCGGCGGGGGAAGCAGAGACATAAATGCCTCCTACTGTAA
- the LOC139536132 gene encoding twinfilin-2-like isoform X2: MSHQTGIHASDELKDFLSRVRGGTIRIAKIVIRDEELVLGSYREPAKSWDKDYDHFLLPLLVAQEPCYILYRLDSQNAQGYEWIFIAWSPDQSPVREKMVYAATRATLKKEFGGGHIKDEMFGTVEEDLCFQGYLRHMSSCSSPAPLTVAEQELQRIKITEDERRRLSNTPRGRAKVTMEFGLDKRHQTLTGLVFPLQEEAKRALQQLKQKRINYIQLKLDTEKETVELVHTNPTETRELPYRIPTDTPRYHFFIFKHSHQGQQQEALVFIYSMPGYSCSIKERMLYSSCKNPLLDEVERDYHLDIAKKIEIDGGDGLTEEFLYEEVHPIEHTLKQVFAKPRGPGGKRGNKRLVKGAGENGEES, from the exons ATGTCGCACCAGACTGGAATCCATG CATCGGATGAACTGAAGGACTTCCTGTCCAGGGTGAGGGGAGGGACCATCAGAATAGCAAAGATTGTCATCAGAGATG AGGAACTGGTGCTAGGCTCATACAGAGAACCTGCAAAGAGCTGGGACAAGGACTATGATCACTTCCTCCTTCCTCTGCTGGTGGCTCAGGAGCCCTGCTACATCCTGTACCGCCTTGACTCCCAGAATGCACAGGGCTATGAATGGATCTTCATCGCTTGGTCACCTGATCAATCACCA GTGAGGGAGAAGATGGTCTACGCTGCCACCCGTGCCACATTAAAGAAGGAGTTTGGCGGAGGCCACATCAAGGATGAGATGTTTGGCACAGTTGAG GAAGACCTGTGTTTCCAGGGGTACCTGCGTCACAtgtcctcctgctcctcccctgcACCTCTCACAGTAGCGGAGCAGGAGCTGCAGCGAATAAAAATCACAGAG GATGAGCGTAGAAGGTTAAGCAACACTCCTAGAGGACGAGCAAAG GTGACAATGGAGTTTGGTTTGGACAAAAGGCACCAGACTCTTACAGGCCTGGTGTTCCCTCTACAGGAGGAGGCCAAACGCGCTCTGCAGCAACTCAAGCAGAAACGTATCAACTACATACAGCTG aagttggacacagagaaagagacagtcgAGCTGGTCCACACCAACCCCACAGAGACTCGTGAGCTTCCCTACAGAATCCCTACAGACACACCCAGATACCATTTCTTCATCTTCAAACACTCCCACCAAGGACAGCAACAGGAGGCTCTGG tgttcaTCTACTCCATGCCAGGGTATAGCTGTAGCATTAAGGAGCGGATGTTGTACTCTAGCTGTAAGAACCCGCTACTggatgaggtggagagagactACCATCTAGATATCGCCAAAAAG aTTGAGATTGACGGTGGGGATGGGCTAACGGAGGAGTTTCTGTATGAGGAGGTCCATCCCATTGAACACACTCTGAAGCAGGTGTTCGCCAAGCCACGTGGGCCAGGGGGGAAGAGGGGCAACAAGCGCCTCGTCAAGGGGGCCGGAGAGAACGGGGAAGAGAGCTAG
- the LOC139536132 gene encoding twinfilin-2-like isoform X1, giving the protein MSHQTGIHASDELKDFLSRVRGGTIRIAKIVIRDEELVLGSYREPAKSWDKDYDHFLLPLLVAQEPCYILYRLDSQNAQGYEWIFIAWSPDQSPVREKMVYAATRATLKKEFGGGHIKDEMFGTVEEDLCFQGYLRHMSSCSSPAPLTVAEQELQRIKITEDKVVWDERRRLSNTPRGRAKVTMEFGLDKRHQTLTGLVFPLQEEAKRALQQLKQKRINYIQLKLDTEKETVELVHTNPTETRELPYRIPTDTPRYHFFIFKHSHQGQQQEALVFIYSMPGYSCSIKERMLYSSCKNPLLDEVERDYHLDIAKKIEIDGGDGLTEEFLYEEVHPIEHTLKQVFAKPRGPGGKRGNKRLVKGAGENGEES; this is encoded by the exons ATGTCGCACCAGACTGGAATCCATG CATCGGATGAACTGAAGGACTTCCTGTCCAGGGTGAGGGGAGGGACCATCAGAATAGCAAAGATTGTCATCAGAGATG AGGAACTGGTGCTAGGCTCATACAGAGAACCTGCAAAGAGCTGGGACAAGGACTATGATCACTTCCTCCTTCCTCTGCTGGTGGCTCAGGAGCCCTGCTACATCCTGTACCGCCTTGACTCCCAGAATGCACAGGGCTATGAATGGATCTTCATCGCTTGGTCACCTGATCAATCACCA GTGAGGGAGAAGATGGTCTACGCTGCCACCCGTGCCACATTAAAGAAGGAGTTTGGCGGAGGCCACATCAAGGATGAGATGTTTGGCACAGTTGAG GAAGACCTGTGTTTCCAGGGGTACCTGCGTCACAtgtcctcctgctcctcccctgcACCTCTCACAGTAGCGGAGCAGGAGCTGCAGCGAATAAAAATCACAGAG GACAAGGTTGTATGG GATGAGCGTAGAAGGTTAAGCAACACTCCTAGAGGACGAGCAAAG GTGACAATGGAGTTTGGTTTGGACAAAAGGCACCAGACTCTTACAGGCCTGGTGTTCCCTCTACAGGAGGAGGCCAAACGCGCTCTGCAGCAACTCAAGCAGAAACGTATCAACTACATACAGCTG aagttggacacagagaaagagacagtcgAGCTGGTCCACACCAACCCCACAGAGACTCGTGAGCTTCCCTACAGAATCCCTACAGACACACCCAGATACCATTTCTTCATCTTCAAACACTCCCACCAAGGACAGCAACAGGAGGCTCTGG tgttcaTCTACTCCATGCCAGGGTATAGCTGTAGCATTAAGGAGCGGATGTTGTACTCTAGCTGTAAGAACCCGCTACTggatgaggtggagagagactACCATCTAGATATCGCCAAAAAG aTTGAGATTGACGGTGGGGATGGGCTAACGGAGGAGTTTCTGTATGAGGAGGTCCATCCCATTGAACACACTCTGAAGCAGGTGTTCGCCAAGCCACGTGGGCCAGGGGGGAAGAGGGGCAACAAGCGCCTCGTCAAGGGGGCCGGAGAGAACGGGGAAGAGAGCTAG
- the LOC139536132 gene encoding twinfilin-2-like isoform X3, whose product MCSASDELKDFLSRVRGGTIRIAKIVIRDEELVLGSYREPAKSWDKDYDHFLLPLLVAQEPCYILYRLDSQNAQGYEWIFIAWSPDQSPVREKMVYAATRATLKKEFGGGHIKDEMFGTVEEDLCFQGYLRHMSSCSSPAPLTVAEQELQRIKITEDKVVWDERRRLSNTPRGRAKVTMEFGLDKRHQTLTGLVFPLQEEAKRALQQLKQKRINYIQLKLDTEKETVELVHTNPTETRELPYRIPTDTPRYHFFIFKHSHQGQQQEALVFIYSMPGYSCSIKERMLYSSCKNPLLDEVERDYHLDIAKKIEIDGGDGLTEEFLYEEVHPIEHTLKQVFAKPRGPGGKRGNKRLVKGAGENGEES is encoded by the exons CATCGGATGAACTGAAGGACTTCCTGTCCAGGGTGAGGGGAGGGACCATCAGAATAGCAAAGATTGTCATCAGAGATG AGGAACTGGTGCTAGGCTCATACAGAGAACCTGCAAAGAGCTGGGACAAGGACTATGATCACTTCCTCCTTCCTCTGCTGGTGGCTCAGGAGCCCTGCTACATCCTGTACCGCCTTGACTCCCAGAATGCACAGGGCTATGAATGGATCTTCATCGCTTGGTCACCTGATCAATCACCA GTGAGGGAGAAGATGGTCTACGCTGCCACCCGTGCCACATTAAAGAAGGAGTTTGGCGGAGGCCACATCAAGGATGAGATGTTTGGCACAGTTGAG GAAGACCTGTGTTTCCAGGGGTACCTGCGTCACAtgtcctcctgctcctcccctgcACCTCTCACAGTAGCGGAGCAGGAGCTGCAGCGAATAAAAATCACAGAG GACAAGGTTGTATGG GATGAGCGTAGAAGGTTAAGCAACACTCCTAGAGGACGAGCAAAG GTGACAATGGAGTTTGGTTTGGACAAAAGGCACCAGACTCTTACAGGCCTGGTGTTCCCTCTACAGGAGGAGGCCAAACGCGCTCTGCAGCAACTCAAGCAGAAACGTATCAACTACATACAGCTG aagttggacacagagaaagagacagtcgAGCTGGTCCACACCAACCCCACAGAGACTCGTGAGCTTCCCTACAGAATCCCTACAGACACACCCAGATACCATTTCTTCATCTTCAAACACTCCCACCAAGGACAGCAACAGGAGGCTCTGG tgttcaTCTACTCCATGCCAGGGTATAGCTGTAGCATTAAGGAGCGGATGTTGTACTCTAGCTGTAAGAACCCGCTACTggatgaggtggagagagactACCATCTAGATATCGCCAAAAAG aTTGAGATTGACGGTGGGGATGGGCTAACGGAGGAGTTTCTGTATGAGGAGGTCCATCCCATTGAACACACTCTGAAGCAGGTGTTCGCCAAGCCACGTGGGCCAGGGGGGAAGAGGGGCAACAAGCGCCTCGTCAAGGGGGCCGGAGAGAACGGGGAAGAGAGCTAG